Proteins from a single region of Candidatus Fusobacterium pullicola:
- the gyrA gene encoding DNA gyrase subunit A: MSNINNRYIEDEMKESYLDYSMSVIVSRALPDVRDGMKPVHRRILFAMNELGMSYDKPYKKSARIVGEVLGKYHPHGDSAVYSTMVRMAQDFNYRYPLISGHGNFGSIDGDSAAAMRYTEARMAKISNELLEDIDKNTIDFRKNFDDSLDEPTVLPAKLPNLLLNGATGIAVGMATNIPPHNLGEVVDGTLALIDNPELTPLDLMEYIKGPDFPTGGIIDGDKGIKDAYMTGRGKVRVRGKIETEELKNGKINIIIREIPYQLNKATLIERIAELVKDKKIVGISDLRDESDRDGIRVVIELKKGEEPELILNKLYKYTELQSTFGIIMLALVNNTPKVLNLKQIIEEYIKHRFEVITRRIKFNLDKAEKRGHILQGYRIALNNIDRIIELIRGATDGNQAREQLVEKYGFTDVQARAILDMKLQRLTGLERDKVEAEYQEIERYIAELRDILANDSKIYEIMKTELQELKDKYNDDRRTIIEKERKEITPEDLIKDEEVILTFTNKGYVKRMELSKYKAQRRGGKGVASQNTVEDDFVENIESASNLDTLMIFTNQGRVYNIKVYEIPETSKQSRGRLIGNIIKLKDDEKIRAIIKTREFSSENEVIFVTKEGIIKKTNLSEFKNINSSGLKAIKLKEKDDIIYVGLIQDIEKEELLLATQQGYSIRFDCGEIRATGRDTMGVKGLVLRDEDTVVSALLIKDKENSSILTITENGYGKRTRIDEYPLQSRYGKGVINLRCSAKTGAVVSVLSVTSGEELMAITASGVVIRIAVEDIVLYGRATQGVIIMKVNGKDEKVVSITRVKSEDSESEEVQIIDESLLQNEESTSIGDINSEEDEIIEETVE, from the coding sequence ATGTCAAATATAAATAACAGATACATAGAAGATGAAATGAAAGAATCATACCTTGATTATTCAATGAGTGTTATTGTAAGTAGAGCTCTTCCAGATGTAAGAGATGGAATGAAGCCAGTACACAGAAGAATACTTTTTGCTATGAATGAGCTTGGTATGAGTTATGATAAACCATATAAAAAGTCAGCGAGAATCGTTGGGGAAGTACTAGGTAAGTACCATCCACATGGAGACTCTGCTGTATATAGTACAATGGTTAGAATGGCTCAAGACTTTAACTACAGATACCCACTAATCTCTGGACATGGAAACTTTGGTTCTATAGATGGGGACTCTGCAGCAGCAATGAGATATACTGAAGCTAGAATGGCAAAGATAAGTAATGAACTTTTAGAGGATATAGATAAAAATACAATAGACTTTAGAAAGAACTTCGATGATTCATTAGATGAACCAACAGTATTGCCAGCAAAGTTACCAAACCTACTACTTAATGGAGCTACAGGAATAGCAGTAGGAATGGCTACAAATATACCTCCTCATAACTTAGGAGAGGTAGTAGATGGAACACTTGCTCTTATAGATAATCCAGAGTTAACTCCACTAGATTTAATGGAGTATATAAAGGGACCAGATTTCCCTACTGGAGGAATAATAGATGGTGATAAAGGTATAAAAGATGCCTATATGACTGGTAGAGGAAAAGTAAGAGTAAGAGGAAAAATTGAGACAGAAGAGTTGAAAAATGGTAAAATAAATATTATAATAAGAGAAATACCATATCAACTAAATAAGGCAACTCTAATAGAAAGAATTGCTGAATTAGTAAAGGATAAGAAGATAGTTGGAATTTCAGATCTAAGAGATGAATCTGATAGAGATGGAATAAGAGTTGTAATAGAATTGAAAAAGGGAGAGGAGCCAGAATTAATTCTAAATAAGCTTTATAAATATACTGAGTTACAAAGTACATTTGGAATAATAATGCTAGCTCTAGTAAATAATACTCCTAAAGTATTAAACTTAAAACAGATCATAGAAGAGTACATAAAACATAGATTTGAAGTAATAACTAGAAGAATAAAGTTCAACTTAGATAAGGCTGAAAAAAGAGGTCACATCTTACAAGGATATAGAATAGCTCTAAACAATATTGATAGAATTATAGAGCTTATAAGAGGGGCTACAGATGGAAACCAAGCTAGAGAGCAGTTAGTAGAGAAGTATGGATTTACTGATGTTCAAGCTAGAGCTATACTTGATATGAAGCTACAAAGATTGACTGGGCTTGAAAGAGATAAGGTAGAGGCTGAATATCAAGAGATAGAGAGATACATAGCTGAGTTGAGAGATATATTAGCAAATGATAGCAAAATATATGAGATAATGAAAACAGAGCTTCAAGAGTTAAAAGATAAGTATAATGACGATAGAAGAACAATTATTGAGAAAGAGAGAAAAGAGATAACTCCAGAGGACCTAATCAAAGATGAAGAGGTAATACTTACATTTACAAATAAAGGATATGTAAAGAGAATGGAACTAAGTAAGTATAAGGCTCAAAGAAGAGGTGGAAAGGGAGTAGCAAGTCAAAATACTGTAGAAGATGACTTTGTAGAGAATATAGAGTCAGCTAGCAACCTAGATACTCTTATGATATTTACAAACCAAGGAAGAGTATACAATATAAAAGTATATGAGATTCCAGAGACTTCTAAGCAATCTAGAGGTAGATTGATAGGAAATATCATAAAATTAAAAGATGATGAGAAGATAAGAGCTATCATAAAAACAAGAGAGTTTTCAAGTGAGAATGAGGTTATTTTTGTAACTAAAGAGGGAATAATCAAGAAAACAAACTTGAGTGAATTTAAAAATATAAATAGTTCTGGATTAAAAGCTATTAAATTGAAGGAAAAAGATGATATAATATATGTAGGACTTATTCAAGATATTGAAAAAGAGGAGTTATTATTAGCAACTCAACAGGGATATTCAATCAGATTTGATTGTGGAGAGATAAGAGCTACAGGTAGAGATACTATGGGAGTGAAGGGGCTTGTACTTAGAGATGAGGATACAGTTGTTTCAGCACTTCTTATCAAGGATAAGGAGAATAGTAGTATCTTGACTATCACAGAGAATGGATATGGAAAGAGAACTAGAATAGATGAGTACCCATTACAATCAAGATACGGTAAGGGAGTTATCAACTTGAGATGTAGTGCTAAGACAGGAGCTGTAGTATCAGTACTATCAGTAACTTCAGGGGAAGAGCTAATGGCTATCACAGCTTCAGGAGTTGTTATTAGAATAGCTGTTGAGGATATCGTGTTATATGGTAGAGCTACTCAAGGGGTTATCATTATGAAGGTAAATGGTAAGGATGAGAAAGTTGTATCTATAACAAGAGTAAAATCAGAGGACAGTGAGAGTGAAGAAGTTCAAATCATCGATGAAAGTTTATTACAAAACGAGGAATCTACTTCAATAGGAGACATAAACTCTGAAGAAGATGAGATAATAGAGGAGACAGTAGAGTAA
- the gyrB gene encoding DNA topoisomerase (ATP-hydrolyzing) subunit B, translating into MSNNYQAEDITVLEGLEAVRKRPGMYIGTTSERGLHHLVWEIVDNSVDEALAGYCTHIEVSILPDNVIEVVDNGRGIPVDIHPKYGKSALEIVLTVLHAGGKFENDNYKVSGGLHGVGVSVVNALSLWTEVEVKKNGKIWYQRYNRGVPEEAVKEIGVTEEHGTTVRFKADHEIFETLVYDYNTLKNRLKELAYLNKGLVITLSDSRKEPFKKEVFEFEGGIADFLREITQDTEKLIKEPIYMTGDIDNIGVEIAFLYTVNQSEIIYSFVNNINTHEGGTHVQGFRTALTRIINDVGKAQGLLKDKDGKLQGTDIREGVTAIVSVKVPQPQFEGQTKTKLGNSEVTGIVSTVVGGQLKMVLEDNPNDTKVIIEKILNSKKAREAAQRARELVLRKSALEVGSLPGKLADCSSKNPEECELYIVEGDSAGGSAKQGRDRYHQAILPLRGKILNVEKAGLHKALENNEVRAMITAFGTGIGDNFNLEKLRYGKIILMTDADVDGAHIRTLLLTFIYRYMVELIYNGNVFIAQPPLYKISYGKQIKYAYSDRELKEITEAFEGEDKKYTLQRYKGLGEMNPEQLWETTMDPQNRTLLKVTIDDARAADILFDKLMGDKVDPRREFIEENAEYVKNLDI; encoded by the coding sequence GTGAGCAATAATTATCAAGCAGAAGATATAACAGTCCTAGAAGGACTTGAAGCAGTAAGAAAAAGACCAGGAATGTATATAGGAACAACTTCAGAGAGAGGATTACACCATCTTGTATGGGAGATAGTGGATAACTCAGTGGACGAGGCACTAGCTGGATATTGTACTCATATAGAGGTAAGTATACTTCCAGATAACGTAATAGAGGTAGTGGATAATGGAAGAGGAATTCCAGTAGATATTCACCCTAAGTATGGAAAATCAGCATTAGAGATAGTTTTAACGGTACTACATGCTGGAGGAAAATTTGAAAATGATAACTATAAAGTTTCAGGAGGACTTCATGGAGTTGGAGTTTCAGTAGTTAACGCTCTTTCTCTATGGACAGAGGTAGAGGTAAAAAAGAATGGGAAAATTTGGTATCAAAGATATAATAGAGGGGTACCAGAAGAGGCAGTAAAGGAGATAGGAGTTACTGAAGAGCATGGAACAACAGTAAGATTTAAGGCTGACCATGAGATATTTGAAACTTTAGTTTATGACTATAATACATTAAAAAATAGATTAAAGGAGTTAGCTTACTTAAATAAGGGACTTGTTATAACTTTATCAGATTCAAGAAAGGAACCATTTAAGAAGGAAGTTTTTGAATTCGAGGGGGGAATAGCTGACTTCTTAAGAGAGATAACTCAAGATACAGAAAAGTTAATAAAAGAGCCTATCTATATGACAGGAGATATAGATAATATAGGTGTAGAGATAGCTTTCCTATATACGGTAAACCAATCTGAGATAATTTACTCTTTTGTAAATAATATCAACACACATGAGGGAGGAACTCATGTTCAAGGATTTAGAACAGCATTGACAAGAATAATAAATGATGTAGGAAAGGCACAAGGGCTATTAAAGGATAAAGATGGAAAGTTACAGGGAACAGATATTAGAGAGGGTGTAACGGCTATAGTTTCTGTAAAGGTTCCACAACCACAATTTGAAGGACAAACTAAGACAAAATTAGGAAATTCTGAGGTTACAGGAATAGTATCTACAGTTGTAGGTGGACAATTAAAGATGGTATTAGAGGATAATCCTAATGATACTAAGGTTATCATAGAAAAGATATTAAACTCTAAGAAAGCCAGAGAAGCAGCTCAAAGAGCAAGGGAGCTTGTACTTAGAAAATCAGCATTAGAAGTAGGTTCATTACCAGGAAAATTAGCAGATTGTTCATCTAAAAATCCAGAGGAGTGCGAACTTTATATAGTAGAGGGAGATTCTGCAGGAGGATCGGCAAAACAGGGTAGAGATAGATATCATCAAGCAATACTACCTCTTAGAGGAAAGATATTAAACGTTGAGAAGGCAGGACTTCACAAAGCTCTTGAGAATAATGAGGTAAGAGCTATGATTACAGCCTTTGGAACAGGTATTGGAGATAACTTCAATCTTGAGAAGTTAAGATATGGAAAGATAATACTTATGACAGATGCTGACGTAGATGGAGCACACATAAGAACTCTTTTATTAACGTTCATATACAGATATATGGTAGAGTTAATCTATAATGGAAATGTATTTATTGCTCAACCACCATTATATAAAATCTCTTATGGAAAACAGATAAAATATGCTTACTCAGATAGAGAGCTAAAGGAGATAACAGAAGCTTTTGAAGGAGAGGATAAAAAATACACTCTTCAAAGATATAAGGGACTTGGAGAGATGAATCCAGAGCAATTATGGGAAACAACAATGGATCCACAAAATAGAACTCTTTTAAAAGTAACAATAGATGATGCTAGAGCAGCAGATATATTATTTGATAAACTGATGGGAGATAAGGTAGACCCAAGAAGAGAGTTTATAGAAGAGAACGCTGAGTATGTAAAGAACTTAGATATATAA
- a CDS encoding L-serine ammonia-lyase produces the protein MDSLKELFKIGNGPSSSHTMGPERAAKKFKAKNPEAKRFEVELYGSLALTGKGHLTDWIIVETMKPIPTEIVWKPEVVHKYHTNGMLFKAFDESGKKLDEWLVFSVGGGTIMEENQERRGGQEVYRLNSMEEIKSWCEENQKELWEYVVECEGKEIFDFLKDIWQAMEQAVERGINTTGVLPGSLKYPRKASNFYRKARNNHSRGGFLGRIFAYTLAVSEENGGGGRVVTAPTCGACGVVPGLLYALREEYDLHEDEILKSLAIAGLIGNLIKENATISGAEGGCQAEVGSACSMAAAMACFLLGGSLAQIEYAAEMALEHHLGLTCDPVGGYVQVPCIERNAAAAARALDAAAYSLYTDGKHKVTFDQVVKTMGETGKDLKQEYRETSLGGLAKFTFNAEC, from the coding sequence ATGGATAGTTTAAAAGAGTTATTTAAAATTGGAAATGGACCATCAAGCTCACACACTATGGGACCAGAGAGGGCAGCAAAAAAATTTAAGGCTAAAAATCCGGAGGCTAAGAGATTTGAAGTTGAACTTTACGGTTCTTTAGCTCTTACAGGAAAGGGACACCTTACAGATTGGATAATTGTAGAGACAATGAAACCTATACCAACAGAGATAGTATGGAAGCCAGAGGTGGTACATAAGTATCATACAAATGGAATGCTATTTAAAGCCTTTGATGAGAGTGGGAAAAAATTAGATGAATGGTTGGTATTCTCTGTTGGGGGAGGAACTATAATGGAAGAGAACCAAGAGAGAAGAGGTGGACAGGAAGTCTATAGATTGAACTCTATGGAGGAGATAAAGAGCTGGTGTGAAGAGAATCAGAAAGAGTTATGGGAGTATGTTGTAGAGTGTGAAGGAAAAGAGATATTTGATTTCTTAAAAGATATTTGGCAAGCTATGGAGCAGGCAGTAGAGAGGGGAATAAATACTACTGGAGTACTGCCAGGAAGCTTAAAATATCCAAGAAAAGCGTCAAATTTCTATAGAAAGGCTAGAAATAATCACAGTAGAGGAGGATTTCTAGGTAGAATATTTGCCTATACATTAGCTGTATCAGAGGAGAATGGTGGTGGAGGTAGAGTGGTTACTGCACCAACATGTGGAGCTTGTGGAGTTGTACCGGGACTTCTGTATGCTCTAAGAGAGGAGTATGATTTACATGAGGATGAGATCTTAAAAAGCCTAGCAATAGCAGGACTTATAGGAAACCTTATCAAAGAGAATGCAACTATTTCTGGAGCAGAGGGAGGTTGTCAGGCTGAGGTTGGTTCGGCTTGTTCAATGGCTGCAGCAATGGCATGTTTCCTATTGGGAGGTTCATTGGCTCAGATAGAGTATGCAGCAGAGATGGCACTAGAACACCACCTTGGATTAACTTGTGACCCAGTTGGTGGATATGTACAGGTACCTTGTATTGAGAGAAATGCAGCGGCAGCAGCAAGAGCTTTAGATGCTGCAGCATATAGCCTATATACAGATGGAAAGCATAAGGTAACCTTTGACCAAGTTGTAAAGACTATGGGAGAGACAGGAAAGGATTTAAAACAGGAGTATAGAGAGACATCTTTAGGAGGTCTTGCAAAATTTACATTTAATGCAGAATGCTAG
- a CDS encoding DUF370 domain-containing protein, translating to MYVFLEEKILIPSKEILLIIDYIHITNEENRGFYREQLEKKEVIDLAGESKKTVVITDNKIYFSSYGTQTLMSRGNEYFNIIGGRK from the coding sequence GTGTATGTTTTTTTAGAGGAAAAGATACTTATCCCAAGCAAGGAGATATTACTTATTATTGACTATATACATATTACAAATGAAGAAAATAGGGGCTTTTATAGGGAGCAACTAGAGAAAAAAGAAGTGATAGATTTGGCTGGAGAGAGTAAAAAAACAGTGGTTATAACTGATAATAAAATATATTTTTCATCATATGGAACACAGACTTTGATGAGTAGAGGGAATGAATATTTTAATATAATTGGAGGTAGAAAGTGA
- the pth gene encoding aminoacyl-tRNA hydrolase: MKLIVGLGNPGSKYEKTRHNIGFEVINYLQKDLGITNEKEKFQGLISEKNIDGEKVLFLKPQTFMNLSGNSIIEVINFYKLNPKTDLVVIYDDMDLPVGKLRVKEKGSSGGHNGIKSIISHLGDEFLRIKCGIGKPKDNTIDFVLGQFSKSEQEEVTLMIENASKCACDIIQDVELSKIMQKYNKK, translated from the coding sequence ATGAAGTTAATAGTAGGATTAGGAAACCCAGGAAGTAAGTATGAGAAGACAAGACACAATATAGGATTTGAAGTTATCAACTATCTTCAAAAGGACTTAGGGATAACAAATGAGAAGGAGAAATTCCAAGGGCTTATAAGTGAAAAAAATATAGATGGGGAGAAGGTACTTTTTCTAAAACCACAAACTTTTATGAATCTAAGTGGAAACTCAATAATAGAGGTTATAAATTTCTATAAGCTAAATCCAAAGACAGATTTAGTGGTAATATATGATGATATGGACCTACCAGTAGGAAAGTTGAGAGTAAAGGAGAAGGGAAGCTCTGGTGGACATAATGGAATAAAATCTATTATATCTCACTTAGGAGATGAGTTTTTACGTATAAAGTGTGGGATAGGAAAACCTAAGGACAATACTATTGACTTTGTATTGGGACAGTTTAGTAAAAGTGAACAAGAAGAGGTAACATTGATGATAGAGAATGCAAGTAAATGTGCATGTGATATTATCCAAGATGTCGAATTAAGTAAAATAATGCAAAAATATAACAAAAAATGA
- a CDS encoding metallophosphoesterase, producing MKVLVISDSHQRLDRLVDIYELEKPDVVICAGDHSKDGEELSFVCPDSKYYIVRGNCDIFDRRHEDEMIFELEGFKILLAHGHEYGVKSGYEWIEERGRRLNCDIVIFGHTHIQYLFSKNGITLFNPGAVYGREYGILEIDGDRFQFYHKSI from the coding sequence ATGAAAGTTTTAGTAATTTCGGACTCACACCAAAGATTGGATAGATTAGTAGATATATATGAATTGGAGAAGCCAGATGTAGTGATCTGTGCAGGGGACCATAGTAAAGATGGTGAGGAGCTTTCCTTTGTTTGTCCAGATTCTAAATACTATATAGTAAGAGGAAATTGCGACATATTTGATAGAAGACATGAAGATGAGATGATATTTGAGCTAGAGGGATTTAAGATCCTTCTGGCTCATGGTCATGAATATGGAGTAAAATCTGGGTATGAGTGGATAGAGGAGAGAGGAAGAAGATTAAACTGTGATATCGTTATTTTTGGACATACTCATATTCAATATTTATTTTCAAAAAATGGAATTACACTATTTAATCCAGGAGCTGTATATGGGAGAGAATATGGTATATTGGAAATAGATGGGGATAGATTCCAGTTTTATCATAAAAGTATATAA
- the pheS gene encoding phenylalanine--tRNA ligase subunit alpha — translation MKEKVAQLKETAGLSIEKAESLQELEDIRVKLLGKKGELTEISKGMKNLTPEERPVVGQLVNELREYISSKLDAKNLELKEKEKNKRLAEEVIDITLPGKRNTLGTTHPITDTMNFMKEIFIEMGFDVADGPEVELVKYNFDALNIPETHPSRDITDTFYINDDVVLRTQTSPVQVRYMLEHKPPFRMICPGKVYRPDYDISHTPMFHQMEGLMIGENISFANFKAILTESLKKMFGDTEVRFRPHFFPFTEPSAEVDIQCAVCKGKGCRMCKDSGWVEIMGCGMVDPEVLKAVGYDPEEVSGFAFGMGIERVAMLRRGINDLRAFFENDVRFLKQFK, via the coding sequence ATGAAAGAAAAGGTAGCACAGCTAAAAGAAACTGCTGGATTAAGTATTGAAAAAGCAGAATCTTTACAAGAATTAGAAGATATTAGAGTAAAACTACTTGGGAAAAAAGGGGAATTAACAGAGATTTCTAAGGGGATGAAAAATCTTACTCCTGAGGAGAGACCAGTTGTAGGTCAATTAGTAAACGAGTTAAGAGAGTATATCAGCTCAAAATTAGATGCTAAAAACCTTGAATTAAAAGAGAAGGAAAAAAATAAGAGACTAGCTGAAGAGGTTATTGATATAACACTTCCAGGAAAGAGAAATACTCTTGGAACTACACACCCAATAACTGATACTATGAACTTTATGAAAGAGATATTCATAGAGATGGGATTTGATGTGGCAGATGGACCAGAGGTAGAGCTAGTAAAATATAACTTTGATGCTTTAAATATTCCAGAAACTCATCCATCAAGAGATATAACAGATACATTTTATATCAATGATGATGTTGTTTTAAGAACACAAACATCACCAGTTCAAGTAAGATATATGTTAGAGCACAAGCCACCATTTAGAATGATATGTCCAGGTAAGGTATACAGACCAGATTACGATATATCTCATACACCTATGTTCCACCAAATGGAAGGACTTATGATAGGAGAGAACATCTCTTTTGCTAACTTTAAAGCTATATTAACAGAGTCATTAAAGAAGATGTTTGGAGATACAGAAGTTAGATTCAGACCACACTTTTTCCCATTTACAGAGCCATCTGCAGAGGTAGATATCCAATGTGCTGTATGTAAAGGAAAAGGATGTAGAATGTGTAAAGACAGTGGTTGGGTAGAGATCATGGGTTGTGGAATGGTAGACCCAGAGGTTCTAAAAGCTGTTGGATATGACCCTGAGGAAGTAAGTGGATTTGCTTTCGGAATGGGAATAGAGAGAGTAGCTATGTTAAGACGTGGTATAAATGACTTAAGAGCTTTCTTTGAAAACGATGTAAGATTTTTAAAACAATTTAAGTAA
- the pheT gene encoding phenylalanine--tRNA ligase subunit beta, translating to MLISLDWLKQYVDIKEDIKELDNALTMIGQEVEAIDIQGKGLDNVVIGHIVEYGKHPNSDKLTLVRVDVGTGEPLQIVCGAPNHKLGDKVVVAKIGAVLPGDFKIKKSKIRDVESFGMLCSQVELGIGEDGDGIIILPEDAPIGQEYRKYAGLDDVIFELEITPNRPDCLSHIGIAREIAAYYGRKVKYPSAIYTEAIEATTSVAKVNIEDKDRCKRYMGRVVRNVTVGESPEWLKKRIRAMGLKPINNIVDITNFVMFEYNQPMHAFDLDKVSNESINVRAAHAGEKIVTLDGVERELNNKELVIADDEKAIAIAGIIGGMGTEITAETKNVFLEVAYFTPENIRKTGRRLGISTDSSYRNERGIDIEGIPDASERAAALIVAIAGGELLDGAIDKYVEKPKKIEIPLSLEKLNKFVGKELPSDTVGKILSNLGLGIKTLSQDTLLITPPTYRGDLTRTADIYEEIIRIYGFENIEPIMPVENIQAGKKAENIDLIDSTKEILREIGLQEVINYSFIPRNVVDILNIKESVIEIKNPLSEDMAILRPTLMWSVLSNIRDNINRNQFDLRFCEVSRVFSPAQELANEELRICIGLAGRPERTLWDPKPEAYDFYTIKGYVEKLMEYMGVTKYRLERSSNSNFHPGRSAELRIGNDIIGVFGEIHPDVQEKMEIKRERVYIAEIDLTKCVKYIKNSTKYEKIVKYPEVTRDLAIVLSKDVLVGNMIENLKRVSPIIEKIDIFDVYEGEKIDADKKSVAISIVLRNKEKTLDEKEIKTAIDKILTTISKDYNGEIRQ from the coding sequence ATGTTAATTTCTTTAGACTGGCTAAAACAGTATGTAGATATAAAAGAGGATATAAAAGAGTTAGATAATGCCCTAACTATGATAGGACAAGAAGTTGAAGCCATAGATATTCAAGGAAAAGGACTAGATAACGTAGTTATTGGTCACATAGTTGAGTATGGAAAACACCCTAACTCTGATAAATTAACACTTGTAAGAGTGGACGTTGGAACAGGAGAGCCATTACAAATAGTTTGTGGAGCTCCAAACCATAAATTAGGAGATAAGGTAGTTGTAGCTAAGATCGGAGCTGTACTTCCTGGAGATTTCAAAATTAAAAAGAGCAAAATAAGAGATGTTGAATCTTTTGGAATGCTTTGCTCACAAGTAGAGCTTGGAATAGGAGAGGATGGAGATGGAATAATAATCCTTCCTGAAGATGCTCCTATAGGTCAAGAGTATAGAAAGTATGCTGGACTTGATGATGTAATATTTGAATTAGAGATTACACCAAATAGACCAGATTGTCTATCTCACATAGGTATAGCAAGAGAGATAGCAGCTTACTACGGAAGAAAAGTAAAATATCCATCAGCAATATATACAGAGGCTATAGAAGCAACTACTTCAGTAGCTAAGGTAAATATTGAAGATAAAGATAGATGTAAGAGATACATGGGAAGAGTAGTAAGAAATGTTACTGTAGGAGAATCACCAGAGTGGTTAAAGAAGAGAATAAGAGCTATGGGATTAAAACCTATAAATAACATAGTGGATATAACAAACTTTGTTATGTTTGAATATAACCAACCTATGCATGCTTTTGATTTAGATAAGGTATCAAATGAAAGTATAAATGTAAGAGCTGCTCATGCAGGAGAAAAGATAGTAACTCTTGATGGAGTAGAGAGAGAGCTTAATAATAAAGAGCTTGTTATAGCTGACGATGAAAAAGCTATTGCAATAGCTGGAATAATCGGAGGAATGGGAACAGAGATAACTGCTGAAACAAAAAATGTATTCTTAGAGGTAGCATACTTCACTCCAGAAAATATCAGAAAAACTGGTAGAAGACTTGGAATATCTACAGATTCTTCATATAGAAATGAGAGAGGAATAGATATCGAAGGTATACCAGATGCAAGTGAAAGAGCTGCAGCTCTAATAGTTGCAATAGCTGGAGGAGAGCTTTTAGATGGAGCTATTGATAAGTATGTAGAAAAACCTAAGAAAATAGAGATTCCATTAAGCTTAGAAAAGTTAAATAAATTTGTTGGTAAGGAGTTACCATCAGATACTGTAGGAAAAATATTAAGTAACCTAGGTCTTGGAATAAAAACACTATCTCAAGATACTCTACTTATAACACCACCTACATATAGAGGAGATTTAACTAGAACTGCTGATATCTATGAGGAGATTATCAGAATATATGGATTTGAAAATATTGAACCTATAATGCCTGTTGAAAATATACAAGCTGGTAAAAAAGCTGAAAATATAGATTTAATAGATAGTACAAAGGAGATATTAAGAGAGATTGGACTTCAAGAGGTAATCAACTACTCATTTATCCCTAGAAATGTTGTAGATATCTTAAATATAAAAGAGAGTGTAATAGAGATTAAAAACCCTCTAAGTGAAGATATGGCAATATTAAGACCTACATTGATGTGGAGTGTACTTTCAAATATAAGAGATAACATCAATAGAAATCAATTTGATTTAAGATTCTGTGAAGTTTCAAGAGTGTTCTCACCTGCTCAAGAGTTAGCTAATGAGGAGTTAAGAATCTGTATAGGATTAGCAGGAAGACCAGAGAGAACTCTATGGGATCCAAAACCAGAAGCTTATGATTTCTATACAATTAAAGGATATGTAGAGAAGCTTATGGAGTATATGGGAGTTACTAAATACAGATTAGAGAGAAGTTCAAACAGTAATTTCCACCCAGGTAGAAGTGCAGAGTTAAGAATAGGAAATGATATAATAGGTGTATTTGGAGAGATCCATCCAGATGTTCAAGAGAAAATGGAGATAAAGAGAGAGAGAGTATATATAGCAGAAATCGATTTAACTAAGTGTGTAAAATATATAAAGAACTCTACTAAATATGAAAAAATAGTAAAATATCCAGAAGTAACTAGAGATTTGGCTATTGTTCTTTCTAAAGATGTACTTGTAGGAAATATGATTGAAAACTTAAAAAGAGTATCTCCAATAATTGAAAAAATAGATATATTTGATGTATATGAGGGAGAAAAAATAGATGCAGATAAGAAATCTGTAGCTATCAGTATAGTACTAAGAAATAAAGAGAAGACTCTAGATGAGAAAGAGATAAAAACAGCAATAGATAAGATACTAACAACTATCTCTAAAGATTACAATGGAGAGATAAGACAGTAG